In the Fusarium falciforme chromosome 6, complete sequence genome, CCGCCTGGTAACCATTCGTCTCGCGGATGCGTCTGCAGAGATCCCGGTTGAAACGGCGCACCTCTGCATCGTGGGCTGCATCTTCCCACGCGAATATCGTCATGGCATCATAGTAGTCTCCCCGGTTGGCATATGCCGTGGCATCCTGCGCAACCTCGCGAATCTTATCCGTCGGAAAGAACTCGATGGCAAGTGCAGAATGACCCATGCCTTTGTGAGATTCGCAAAATTCCCAGAATTCCTCCGCGTTCTGCAACATGGACTTTACGTCCAGCGGCATTATCACGTTCCCTGAACCCATTAGGCGCCTGATGCCGTGCTCCATGATGGGGTTCATGAGAGTGTTCATCTGCGCTGTCGTCATCACCGAGGTGTTGTCGATGATTGGTCCAACACTGAGGAGACCTGAAAAGTATTCTCTCCCATCTGTCTCTGAGCCATGGAACATGGGGATCGCGGAAACAACGCGTGTGCCGTCCGGCCCAAAGCCAATCCCTAGAGCAAGGCAATGGCCTTCTGAGGTATGTCGTTGGTGAAGATCGTTCGCAACGGATAGCAAGGCGGACAGCTTGTCAGCCAAATATGCCAACGTGCCACTCCAGACCTTGCCCTGCTCGTGGGCGCGTGAGACGAAACGGGCCACAACGCCAAACTGAGCCCCTGCCCCTCGAATAGCCCAGAAGAGATCTGGATCTTTGTCCTCTGACGCCTCCACAATGGTGCCATCGGCGAGAACAACATCTGCGGAAATCATATTGTCGATAGTCAGTCCGTGGAGAGGTGTCAGATATCCGTGCCCTCCACCCAACGTTAGCCCCCCAACTCCTGTGTGGTTGACAACACCTCCGACGGTTGCCAGTCCATGTTGTTCAAGGGCAGCATCGACATCTTTCCAGAGACAACCTCCCTCAAACTCGACAGTCATAGCTTCCGtgtcgaccttgaccttTCGCATCTTCCTCAGGTCAATGACCATGCCTTCAGAAGAAGAGGTCCCACTAGAAGAGTGTCCACCACCACAGACAGTCATGACTATCTTGTTCGAAACTGCGAATCTCACAGCAGTAGCAACCTCTTGTGAATTCGAAGGCAAAACAATAGCAGCCTACAATGCGATTAGCCACAGGGTAGACAAATAGTGAAACAATACTCCGTACGCACCGCCCTCTTTACACAGGCCACGCTCCATCTGTCAAGGACCTCCTCATAGCCCTCTTGTCCCGGAAGGAGCACAATCCCATTTGGTATATCCTTGCTAAGTTGATTAAAGTCACACATTGTGACTCTGTCGATAGAACAATGCGGTGTAGTACAATCTCAAAAAGACACAACCGTCAATGGACGGGGGGAGAAAGGGAAGAAGCAGCCATCTGCATCAgaccgccgaggaggacgcgAGTATTTGACGCTTTTCGGGGTCTCAGTATGCTGGAGTGGAGCGCTTGCTTACATTATGTCGCTGGTCGATCTGAAACATGTCGTCATAGTCGACGCCTGAATGGCTGCATTCTTCAGCCCGCTCAGCGTTGAAGCCATTCAGGTGCCCACGTCAGATGCAGGCGGGAACTGCCGTGTCTTGGATTCGGGTCCATCATTCGTCGTCGGTTGGGAGCTGAATCTCTGGCAGGATCTCTTTCATGACAAATCCGTACTTATCCACAACAGTCTCCCCTCCGCTGAGACCCTTCTCACCTGCTTGAATCCTGCCTCCTGCAAGCCATCTTTGTAGCTTGAAAGCGGTCCTGGTGATGTCCATGGCGATGTGCCAATTGTCAACCCCGATCGACATGAAAGTGGAAACCATCAGCGTCTTCATGAAGCGACCAGCAGGTGTCTTGTGACAGCTGGGAACAAGTGCCAGTATAATCCACACAAAGATGCCGACCACGGCTTGCCAGCAGGGTAGGCCAGCCTGCCATACTGAGCCCCAGATTATCATTACATCGCGCTCCGAGCACATTGTGCTGGTTGGGGAGCGGTTGAGGATTGACCGAACCCAGATCAGGGATGTTAACCGGACGACACGATACATCATGTCTGGAAGTTCAACAGGCGGGGAAGACTTGTCGGACTTTGCGGAACCTGGTGACTTTGCCGGGCTTTCGACAGAGCTTGATCGAGAAGGTGTGCGATATTCTGGTGATCGTCGGGACGGAGCGTCATCTGGAAGGTCAGATATCCTGTCCTGAACCCAACCAGCTGTGGTTACAACATTGTCAAATTCCTCCGCGCTGGGAAATTCTGGCAGGGATAGAACAACGTCAAACAGATAACGCATGTCATCAAGAATCTGAGCTGTGCTTGGGTGAAGCTGCAGGGAGTTTGAGCATCCCTGGAAAGTTGGCCATCCAAAAATGAGAGGGGTGTTCAAGGCCGTCTTGAAGGGAACCATGATAGGATCCTGGAACGTGAATCCAGGATGACCATAGATGCATGGATCGATCTCGTGGGCAAGTGCCATGACAACGTCGTGACTATCTCGGGTCAGCTCCTGAACAACCAAGACTCGAGGCATGAAGCTGATGCTCATGCCTCTGAATGTTAGCATCAACTTACACTATAATCATCTTGGCTAGGTATCCGTGCAGTCCAAGTTGACTTAGACCACCTCGCATCCTGATCATCTGCTTTAGACCTCTGATGTGGGCTTTGAGATCAGCCGTGGCGCCCCAATACCAAGAATCAGCAACCATCTGAACGACGCCGAGAACTGACGCGTCGCTGGTTTGGCTGGCCTCGTCTCGAAGCTGTGAGTTGAGCAAATGATACACCTTGCCCTTGTGCATCATTGCTATTATCTTTGGAATGTGTCCTGTCTCTGAAAGGAAACATGACGATGTGAATAGAACaatctggagaagaagggggtCCTGCACGCAGCAGGGAACCCAGTATTTCATGAAGGCATTGCTTGGGTCTGGGTTTCCATCTACGGAGCACTTGAAACGGCATAGTAACTGGAGGTCTGAGATCAGAATAAATGTTAGCCGTGTCACCAAAGTATACCGTCAAGATCAAACTTACGTATGCGTACCAACTCCTTATTCAGATTAGTAGGCTCCATTGGCAATAATCGTAGTTGCTCCATGGAGCCTTCGACTGGTAATCCAACAGGTCGCCGACCTTCATGGTGCGCCAAGAATGCCTTTGTGGTCTCGGCTCGTTCGTCCAAATAGATACGGTTAGCCAAGGTTAGACGATGTTCCACGATGACCTGAAGTGACTTGAGTATggcttcgtcttcatcttgaaccTCCTTGGAGACAACTTTGAACGGAACCCAGGCGCTGATCTTTGAATGGGGGTTTTGGGCGGAGCTGCCAGAAGAACTTGACAGGGCATCTTCTAGATTGATAATAGCTTCCTGAACATCGGCAGGATTCAAGTGAGCGTATGGTCCTTGTCGCACGGCTAACGCAGGAGGTGGTTTCTGGAGGAAAGACGGGGGAGAAGATCTAGGAGCATGGCGTCAGCCTTTCGATCGTCAATACTAGGGGAGAGCACGCTTGAGAGAATAGCACCCAGGCTAAAACCTAGAGAAGAGTCAAGAATAACTCACCTTTTCGAGGACTTGACCTTGTATTCGCAAATGGGCTGGGGAAATCGGCGAAGACAGTTTGTGCACGGCTGGCCTTGTGAACACTGAGGCGAGATTAGTTAGTTCCAAGATGCAGGGACAAGTAGAATATCGTATCGGTACAACTGCCGGACAAGTGCAGATATTAGGGAATCACGAGCTGGATCGCCGGCATGTACAACAACATCGAGCCAAGGAAAACGAGTTACACGATCCGGCGCCGACACGATCTGACAGGGGACAGGGCCAAAGCCGGAAAAAGTGAGAAATGACGGTACCTTTTGCTTCCGGCGACGACATTCGGTGCATGATGACGTCTGGCGTTCAGCGCGCCGGCGGCCGGCTTGCCCCTGCATGGCTTCGACCCCCGGCATGATGCCGCTTCGTCGCCGTTGTGCCGGCTGTGACGCGGGACCGGGTCGCGGGCTTGGCACCGGGATATTCAAGACTGGGGAGTCGGAGAGCTCGGAGTAGAAAGTTGAAGCGAGGAATCAAAGCGTGGTCTCGCCTGAGTGAGTACAAAGTCGTGTCGGTCTTGTTAAAGATGAACGCGACGCGCGACAAAAGTTCAAGAAAAGTGATAGATAAAGTCGTTGGTTGACGGCGAGCCAAGACTCCGACAGGAATGGGccaggtcgaggtcgaggcgcTGTTCCTGGGACAGATGCGGATGCCAAGGACGGTGGTGGCTCATGCGAGGCAACGGCGGGAGTGGTGCGAGGTGATAAGTCAAAAGCGGCGCGATGGTGAGTCCCAAGATGGAAGATACGGGCAAGATGAACCAGCCGCGAGCGAGCCGTGGTGAGATTGATGAAGAAACACGTCAGGAGGTTGCGGCGGCCGCGTTCAAGTCGGCATGGAAGAGGAccagaagctcaagcagaACAAGTCTGCACGATGTTGGCTAGAGATCAACGCGGCAAAGGCGGTTCACCAGGCCGGAGATGGGATAGCTGGAATCGGAGCAGTTTCTGGTCGCGTGTATGGTGGCGCTGCTTGAAGCTCTTGGGCGAGCTTTGGGGGGTCTCGCTGCAGGGCGTCAAAGGTGTTGTTGGTTCGTGTCTTCCCAAGATCGCGTTGGCTTGCCTACGGGGTGCGTCTCGGGTGTAAGATGCAAGCTTGAAGTCGTCCACACACTCTTTCACTCTCTGATCAAGTTCGTGTCCGATGTCCTTCTTCCAAAAATCGAATTCCCAGCGTCGCAAATAACAAGGTCTCTAGATTCTTCGGGGCCCCCGGGGCTGCTGGTGCTTCAAATTTTGGCGCACAAAGGGGGACAAAGAAAGGTGACAAATTCCAAAGTTTGTTGTCCCCTCCCCCCCACGGTTGATCAACGACGATGCAATGACGTCTGGGTGCCCCTGGCCGTTGTGCCCCTCGGCTTGGCGTGTTACTGGGGAGCGAGCTCGTTTGTGATCTTGATGCGAGATGGCACGGCCAAAGAGATTTTTTTGTTGAGTGAGGGAGAAAGTGAGGACGGGATGGATGAAAGGAGAGTCTGGGCGTCGAGACAGGATTGGATGTAACTTCGTACCCAAGCTTCCATCCGTCAGTGACAGGGCGGGTTCGGCAATTGAAGACACGACACGGGGGGGAGAGGAGGTCTTGGCTAACGTCCAAGGAGGGGAAGCCACCGCAAGTCCAGAATGAATGCTACTGCACCCAAGCACACGGGCAGGCAAAGCTACTGTAGGTCCTTGGTGTTTGCCCGCGGAGGTAGACAGGGTGCCTTGCTTTAGCCAAGGAGCGATGGAAGCGCGCGCTGTGACTGCGGAGAGCTCCAGTCAGATTGTACTCTGGTTCATGTGAAAGCGGCTCGACTCGACTTGAATGAGTggaaaggtaaaaaaaaggcAAGGGCCACACGTCACGTCGTGGATGCCGATGGGGAGATAAGCCGGACGTTTTTCTACGTACCCAACCAGCGAATGAGCTGATCAATGAGTCCCTTACCTAGAGAGGTAGGTACGTACGAAGTGAAGGAACCGTAGCCTTGTTGTCTCGAATTGTTTCCTCACTCACAAAGTTGAATCTAGATTTCCTCTAGGTTGCAGTAGACCCAAATCGTGCACTCTACCTGATACATAACCCTTTGCCCAAAACTGCGTAGCATGCTGTAAAAGACCCCTTTCATCACTTTCATCACACATATCAGAGgcgaaaagaaaaagaggctTGAGAGCTGCTGGGAGCTCTGGACCCTGTCCTGTCGGGGTCCACGGAGAGTGCCGCTCCCCTCATCTCTAGCGTGTGCTGATCTGGACTTCCGGGTCCGCCATGAAGTAGGAACTCCGGATCAAGCTTGGGTTTATCACTTGAACAGATTATGCTTGCTTCTTGTAATAGTGTTTGGGAGAAACACACGTGGTCACAGtgaaaaagaaagacaagGCTTGGATTCTTTATTTCAACCCACACTGCATTGGTTGCCTGATGACTGACGCCGAATCTGCATGTAAGAATgaccatcttggccttggcgggGCAAGGGCACACACGGCAAACACCACTGCCGAACGGCATTCACCGTCATGCCGATCCACGACCTCAACGACCAGCGTCTCATTCAGCCTTGAGTATCACCAGTTCAAGCCACCAAAGATCTCTAGCAAAACCGCCGCTTCAATCCTGGACATGCCCATCTCTGCTGTCTCGGCTTCAACTGCCGACCAACAAAAAACCTCAAGCTACTGTAGGCTTCAAGCCCATCAATCTCCCCCGGCGCACCTATCAGTAGCGGCCGAATCCTTGGAACAACTCCACTAGGAAAACGCATCTAATTATCCCGCTGCAGGTGTCGTGCAGTTCAGGCAAAATTCCATCTTGTCTTATGACCGAGCAGCAGCCCCTGGCTATCTGAATGGAACCCAGCACCCTGGTCCTGGCTCGCAGTAGGCGCTTGCTGCTCCACGGATCTCATGCTGGCGTACGACTTGCGGGACGCTCGGCTCATGACGAATCGCTACGTAGATGCTGATCAAGATCTTAGACTCGCTTACAAGTCATATTATACATAGGAACGCGCATCAGAGAGAAAGAAAGACTATTCATATCATTTTACAGATTTACCCATGGATTCACATTGTACTATTCCAGTCTCGCATGTTATAGTTCTATCATTAGAAAGCGCACACTATTCATCTCATATTCATGTAGGTAGCTGAGTGGTATCCATCCAAAAGAAGCCCGATTgtcatcctccatctcgttCAATCATGTACTTTCAAATTCGCGGCAAAGAAACCCAGGTGGTATCTAATTGTGCAGAAGCAGAAAAAAAATCATCATGTCGTGTCCCCGACTTCAACGCCATTCCTGTCGGGGCTCTAAATCCTATCTCGACCGGGCCCAAGCATGTTGACGGGTTCAAGAAAACCCCATCTCTCCAGTTTTGTTCGTGAAACAAGACGTATGAAAAACGTAGATCTCATCATTCGGCAACTTCATCTTCCCCTGTAGTCGGGCTTGCGAGCCATGTTCACAGGTGGTggctcgtcatcatcgaccgGGTATGGAGGGGGGACTACTGGAGGCCGTCTGCCgccatgctgctgctggctctcCGGAAGTGGCGTCTTTGGTGGCAGCGGCGGAGGCTCAATTCTCGTTGGCATCGTGTGGTTCATTGGTGGCGACCGAGGATGCTCGTCAGGGCTCATGATGGCAATCAGGTCCTGTCCCGATGTATCTCGATACTGtgggggcggcggcggcaacgaAGCATTAAGACGATCCTCAGGCCGAAGGTTGGGTGCGCTGGCGCTCGGATTTCCGGGCACACGAGGACCCAGAGGGGGAGAGTTGTGCGAGTTAGATGTCCCCGGGCGAATGCGCTCGTTGGAGGCTCGAGGGGAGCTTGCGTGATTGCTGTGAATCTGTAGATTATCTGATCCGGATTCGAAAGATGACCGGCTCGCTGGGCTGTGAGGGAGCGGAACCGTTGTAGGAATATCTCCGGGGAGTTCAAATGCCAGTGGTGTTTCCCACGTGCTTGACGTTGACTTGACCAGCTCTGGAATTCCTTGGGGCGCTCGCTCGTGACGCAGCTTGGCTCTGTGGATCTTGGCGAGCTTTGACGAGACGCCTTGAATCATCTTCTGCTCCGCCTCCCTCGACAGATATCGTCGTGTCCCTGTGCTAATCTCACCCAGCCGGGTCCACTCGTTCATGCCGAACTCGCCTACTCCGACTTCCACATTGAGGCGGTAGTAGGCGTCGATGCTGACATTACGCTTCCCCAGGTGCTCCCGCATCATGTACTCGTGGATCTTTTCGCAGTTCTCGATCTTTGCGATCAACTTTCTTCGTGCATCAGCATAATCGCCCAGGAACCCCTCATACCATATTTGAGAGTTTGCATCACTGCCTCTGGGTCGACGTCCAGTACCGACGCTGACGAAGACGCCCACTTCGCGCCCAGGCCACTCGTTGACCACAGCCTCGTCAAGCGCCTCGGGACTAGGGTTGAAGGTACCCGCACCATCGTCATGGAAAACCGACTGGCCGATCGTAATGGGCTTGAACGCGAGACCGATGGAGCAAGTGGCTCGACCAGCCTGCCAGATCTTGCAATCGTATTCGGGAGCTGGTTCTTTCCGGGAGTCGTAGGATCGTAGCATGGCGGCTGGCGAGCCTCGCGGGGAACCCTTGTACACTGCCGTTACAGCACTGTTAAATATTAGCGATTACTGTCCTGATGTGGTAAATAATCCTGGAAACTCACGTCTTGGTGCGGTTTTCTCTGTGGTCGTATAGCCGTGCGTTGGGGTCGCCATATCTCGAGTTGAAGGCTGGTCGATGAGCCATCTGGGCGGCGGGGCTTCGAGCACTGAAGCTGATAGTACTGGCATTGCTCTGATTTCGGCGAGGAGCGCCGGCACTGGAATAGCTGGCGGCGCTGAGAGGGTTGACAAGGTCAGCTTCACTACCGTCGTTgccctccctctccttgACAGTATGTTCCTGGActgcagccttgatggcctcctcgagcttgctGGCCTTGAAGAGGGTCGATCGATAGGGAATTCCGGCAATCGTCTTGTCCGTCTCAAAGACCATGCGGGTGAGACGCACGTAGAGCTCCTTGCATGTTTCCAAATCGAGGCGCAGTCGGCCGAGCATGAGCGCGATGAGACCGCCGGTGCCGGTACCGACAATGAGGTCGAAGTGGTCGCATGGCTTGGGAATTTCGTGTCGCCTGGGAGCGCGACCCTCCATTTCGACAAAGGTTCGGTGCATCAGCTCCTgaacgatgatgaagatcgaGTAACCGCGGAcgcctcctccatctgcgCGGGTTAGCAAAGGGCTCTCCAAGGTGGTAGACGAGGCGCTTACCGAGCGATAGAACTCGAAGGGGAGGCCCCTTGGTCGTGTCTTTCCTCCTAACCCCATACGAATCCATGGGTGCGGAAAGGTGGTTGGTATGCGCTTTTGCGCCCGGGTAAACTAGAATCTCTCGAGGGGCAGATTCTTGATATGACTGTCAAAGGTGACGACGTCGCGCTAATGGCGTAGTAAGGGTTTAGTGATCGCTGTGAACGTGAACGACAGCCGAGATCAGGTGAATGGTGCGCTGAGAGACAATGGGCCTGATCACGTCTCGTGCGCTGAGGTATGAGTCTTGGGTGTTTGTTGGAGAAGTCGGGTTTGGTTGGAGCTGCAGTCGTTCTTTGGTTGGGCTTAAGGTGGGCAGGCAGGCTTCCATGGATCCTTCCCGTCAGTGACAGAGCACTACGTAACGCAGTGAGCCCCGCTCCTGCCCATTTTTGGATCAGGTCGATGGAGGGATCCTGGGAGCCGTGACGCAACAGTGAGCGGACAACCCGGAGACTCTATTTTCAGTGGGGTAGCTCGCTGGGAACCATGGGACAGTTAGCGCCCCTCGACCCCTGTAGCTCTGTGAGTTACAGCGAAGGTACAGAACCGGTacagaagctcaagctctTGGACCTCTCTCGGTGACAGCTCTTTGACAGTAGCGCCCGTTGTTTAGCTTGCCGCATGATTAATGAGACTGATTGGTGACGGTGGTCCAAGAAGAGAAGCCTCTAGAATTCAGTTTGATATTGAGTGTGGGCTACATCTTTGTCTGAAACTGCCGTGAATGTGGGCAGCGAACCAAACTGGCATGCCGAGATATCTTGCAGCCAAAATCTCATGTGGTTTGTGGAGAACACGAGACGGAAGGAGAGTGGCTGTGTAGTCTTGGCTCTCGTTCGGCTCTCCGTATCAAGGCCCTTGACATGATTGCAGTCCGCTCGGTTGGGCCTCAAAAGACTTGGCCTTTTTGCCTCGTGCCTCTCGCTAAAGAGTCTCTACGCCGTGGTTCGCAGACAAAGATCGATCGCATCCGTGATCGACAAGGGGGAAACGACGGGAGGGGACAGGTCCGTCGTTAGATGCATCTTCCATTGCTGGGATTTCCCTAAAGACTGGATGGGATTTGTTGCATGGAAATAGAAAGGCCGAGGGTAGGGATACTTTGTCAATACCAAGTGCTACGAGATGTCTTAAAGCTTCTGATTGGATGTCCGCCTGTGGACGGGGATGGAACGGCGGGTTTGTTTGTGGCGGTGCTTCGCCACACTGCCGCGACCCGAGCCTTGTCTCGTCATTTTTTGGGGTCTCAACGGATGGACGCGACATCTATCAAGGGCCAGGAGAGGCGGTTGAATCCCGAATCCTTGGTGTCAATGAGGGAGCCCGTCTATGCTACGCAAGAGTGTCCACGAGATCTTCGTTTGCCTCCATCGAACAACCTGGCAGCCGTACGGAGTTGAAGTGCCGGGATAGTTGATGTTGAGTAAAGGCTGCCTCACAACCGAGTCAACTCAACAAAGAGCTGCGTGTTTTAGCCTTAGAATCAAGACATGTTTTGGTGGAACACGGCAAGCAAGGGTTCAGCTCGCTATCGGGTTGTGTGTTTATTTTGCTCACCAACGTCAGGCTGGCGCGGCGCGGCTCAAGGCACAGTCAGTTGCCGTATCCGCTGCTCACCACGCCTCACTGGCTGACACTTCGGATGGATAGGAAACTCGTCAGCATTCCTTCGGCATTTCCCATGGTCAGATTTCTCAAGAGAAAGTTGGGTATCATGTCGCGAGCGGAAGTCACGGCGAACTCGTCAGCTTTTATCCTCCCTCGGCAGACAGACAAGAGCAATACGAAGTCTCCACCTGCTTTGCACCCAAGTTGATGCCATCGGTTGATTCTATGCATCTCTCAGACAATGCCAGCCCAGGTATCGCGCCGTATGGATGGATACCTTTGTTTACCTCGTAGCTGCTCCTCGCTACAACGTGTCAGCCCTGCCCACGCCCAGTCTTTTGGCTGAATCTCACAGATGCTGGCGCACCTCTTTGTACAGCAGGATGCCAGCTATGTTATGCGACAACCTCTGCAGCCGTACCTGGCCTCATGATCAAAGGTCTGGGTCATGGTGGTTTCAGACAGGCTGGGTCTCTCACCGAATTGCCTCTGGCAGAGAGCATGATATGCACCTTGCCCATGGCCTCTCACGACTGGCAACACAAGTTGTGCATCTGCAGTCAGTGTTACCGTAGCGCGTGTCTAGGGCAAGGTTGCCGACCGGCCCTCTTGTGCCGCCTCGTCCAATTCGTCGCCGACCCGGCCGTTTCGCGTtctggcctcctcctcgccgtccaCTAAGCGTCTCCCGTCTGCACTTGTCCACAGCCGTCTTGACAAGTTGTCGCCCGCCGACAAGAGGCCTGCCGGGGTTGAGGAGGGGGTGCGCCATCACTCCACTTCGAGAGCTCACTGCGACATCGCCCTTGGCTTCGATATCTTATGCCATCCCTCGAGTCTGACCAAGGACAAtcgccaagatggaagaAAGAGACGAGAACCTGTGACTGTTGGGAAGACGATTGAGTGGCGGGCGCTGCTGAAACTTTGAAAGCCGACCAGCTAGAGCCAAAACCACAGAAAACCCTCCAGGCCCAAGACGCGGCCCACACAGGGCTGCCCCCGGATCGTGGCAATGCTGGGTCTGGGTTCCTCGTAGCGTCTCTGCGAGTCTGCCGGTGCGTGTGATGGTGAGGATGGAGGGGAAAAAGGGCAGGTTGAGGCTCGGATTGGCTGAAGAGCCGTAATCAGCCGGCTGTGTCGAGTCTTGTGTGAGAGTGAGCTGTGCGAGCTGTGGATGAGTTGTGCAGCCGTACAGAAATAATGTCGACCTTCTGGCATGTTGccgtctcctcttcttcctcctctgttGATCAAGCTCTCCGTGAAGCAAGTCAGTCATCCCATCTCTGGTTCCAGCCGTCAATTCGACCCCTAGCTAAGACTGGAGACGGGCAGAACCAGCTGAGAGGCAGGAGACAAGAGACATAAGAAAAGTGAGTCTTGATCGAGGCCTTGCTTTGTGCGCTGCTTGTGGTTTTGTGGTGGTCCTTTTGTGCGAGGCGAACAGCTCAGCTCTGCTCACAACAGGTGACAAGGTCCAAAGAGAGGCTGACGAGAAGGCGGAGGCCGCCCCTCCTTCCGACTGTGCGTCTGTTTTCGCAGGTGCtgttgctgccgctgctgctccgCTCACGCTCCTTCTCTGTTGGCTCTGGTCCGATTGCTCTTCTCGCCTTCCTGTTCGTTTTGTCCCCACCTTGAGAGGAAAGCCCCGGCCCATCTTTCCCTCGGCTATCCGCCAATGGTAGACCACCAAATACCCCACACGTCTACATACTTGGCCTAGGCCGCGACAGCCTCGCCGAGCCTTGGGTCCCCCAATTCCAGCCTGCGCCAGCCTTattccctcttcctcctcctcttcttctctcctctttgTTTGTCCCTTGAGACGGCGACTTTCTGCTTCTCTGTGGCCTAGCCCAGCTCCTTTTCTGTTTCTCCTCCATTGACCTCCCTCCTGGTGTTCTCCTTCTGTTCTGCTGTccccttgcccttcttcgtACCGTATCGTCCGATTCGATTCTCCGCGTCGTAAAGTAGCATCGACTTCTGTTTTCGCTTCGACGTCTGCCAATTACACCGCTTCCTCCATTCTCACCAACCGACTTGATAGGAGACGAATCTTTTCAACCCCCCGTATCTCTGCGTTGCTGGGCC is a window encoding:
- a CDS encoding FAD-binding PCMH-type domain-containing protein, which translates into the protein MCDFNQLSKDIPNGIVLLPGQEGYEEVLDRWSVACVKRAAAIVLPSNSQEVATAVRFAVSNKIVMTVCGGGHSSSGTSSSEGMVIDLRKMRKVKVDTEAMTVEFEGGCLWKDVDAALEQHGLATVGGVVNHTGVGGLTLGGGHGYLTPLHGLTIDNMISADVVLADGTIVEASEDKDPDLFWAIRGAGAQFGVVARFVSRAHEQGKVWSGTLAYLADKLSALLSVANDLHQRHTSEGHCLALGIGFGPDGTRVVSAIPMFHGSETDGREYFSGLLSVGPIIDNTSVMTTAQMNTLMNPIMEHGIRRLMGSGNVIMPLDVKSMLQNAEEFWEFCESHKGMGHSALAIEFFPTDKIREVAQDATAYANRGDYYDAMTIFAWEDAAHDAEVRRFNRDLCRRIRETNGYQAVSGGHWSKGPVGVYINIEADSVSPKDAWGVNLPRLRELKKKYDPQNVFHKWHGIAETTESVS
- a CDS encoding Zn(2)-C6 fungal-type domain-containing protein, translated to MPGVEAMQGQAGRRRAERQTSSCTECRRRKQKCSQGQPCTNCLRRFPQPICEYKVKSSKRSSPPSFLQKPPPALAVRQGPYAHLNPADVQEAIINLEDALSSSSGSSAQNPHSKISAWVPFKVVSKEVQDEDEAILKSLQVIVEHRLTLANRIYLDERAETTKAFLAHHEGRRPVGLPVEGSMEQLRLLPMEPTNLNKELVRIHLQLLCRFKCSVDGNPDPSNAFMKYWVPCCVQDPLLLQIVLFTSSCFLSETGHIPKIIAMMHKGKVYHLLNSQLRDEASQTSDASVLGVVQMVADSWYWGATADLKAHIRGLKQMIRMRGGLSQLGLHGYLAKMIIVHDVVMALAHEIDPCIYGHPGFTFQDPIMVPFKTALNTPLIFGWPTFQGCSNSLQLHPSTAQILDDMRYLFDVVLSLPEFPSAEEFDNVVTTAGWVQDRISDLPDDAPSRRSPEYRTPSRSSSVESPAKSPGSAKSDKSSPPVELPDMMYRVVRLTSLIWVRSILNRSPTSTMCSERDVMIIWGSVWQAGLPCWQAVVGIFVWIILALVPSCHKTPAGRFMKTLMVSTFMSIGVDNWHIAMDITRTAFKLQRWLAGGRIQAGEKGLSGGETVVDKYGFVMKEILPEIQLPTDDE